GGTATGCTAAAGACTCCAATGTTGCTTTGATCAGGTGGTTCTTTCCCGTATCTCTGGTGAGGCCAAAGATGGAGCCTCTGGCATCCATATCCCAGTAGGGTGCACCTAATCCGGCAAAGGCCGGAACCACATAAACTGAGCTGTCTTCTTTTACTTGCTTTGCGAAATACTCAGAATCTTTTGCGTTGTCTATCAATTGAAGCCCGTCCCTGAGCCATTGAATTGCGGCTCCTGCTATAAACACACTTCCCTCGAGGGCATAATCGATTTTACCGTCAAGGCCCCAGGCTATCGTTGTGAGTAGGCCATGCTCTGAAAATTTGGGTTTGGAACCCGTGTTCATGAGCAGGAAACAACCGGTTCCATAAGTGTTCTTGATCTCACCTTTTTCAAAACAGGCCTGGCCAAAGAGCGCTGCCTGTTGGTCTCCTGCAATGCCCGTGACCGGTATTTTGTAATTGTCGAATTCAAAGTTTCCGTAATGAAAATTTGAAGACTTAACCTGAGGAAGCATCGATGCAGGAATTTCGAGTTTATTGAGTAAATGCTGGTCCCAATCCAGTTTTACAATGTTATATAGCATGGTTCGGGAGGCATTGGAATAATCTGTGGCATGTACGTTACCTTTCGTCAGGTTCCACAGAAGCCAGGTGTCAACCGTTCCAAAAAGAAGTTCGTTTTTTTCAGCCATTTTTCGAGCCTTTGGGACATTGTCAAGGATCCACTTTACTTTTGTCGCTGAGAAATAGGAATCAATAACGAGGCCAGTATTTTCCTGTATGTAAGTTTTAAGGGTGGCGTCTTTTTTAAGTTCCTTGCAATATTTACTGGTTCGGACATCCTGCCACACGATGGCATTGTATACGGGCTCTCCTGTCTTTTTGTTCCAGACAACGGTGGTTTCCCGTTGATTGGTGATTCCTATACTCAGGATGTCCTCAAAACCGATGTCATTTTCACGAATCACTTTATGCATCGTCTCCAGTTGGGACTGATAAATTTCAACAGCATTTTGTTCTACCCAGCCGTGTTCCGGGTAAATTTGCTCAGTTTCTCTTTGAGCAATGCCACAGATCTTCCCCTTGTCATCAAACAATACGGTTCGGGAACTTGTTGTCCCCTGGTCGAGGGCGAGTATATATTTTTTAGCCATTCCTCTGCTTTTTTTGTGTTTGAATACTGTTGACTACAGCCGCAATCAGGATACCGGCAACGAGAGCCATCACAATACCATAACGGATTTGAAAATCATTTTTATAGAATAACTGGTAGCAGGAGGCTCCTAAAAAACTTCCTAAAATTGGTCCAAGTATGGGTACAAAGGAATAGTTCCAGTCTGAGCTTCCTTTACCGCTGATGGGTAATAGAAAATGTGCCAGTCTTGGCCCGAAGTCCCTGGCTGGATTAATGGCAAAACCTGTTGTTCCTCCTAAAGCAAAACCGATCACCATGATCAGCGCCCCAACCACCAATGGATTGAGCCCTTCGGTGAAATTGGTTGTTCCTATAAAGAGCAAACTAAATATGAGAACCGCTGTACCGATGATCTCACTTATCAGATTATGCAGATAAGATCGGATAGCCGGAATGGTTGCAAATGAGCCCAATTTTGAGACCGGATCGTCGGTTTTGGACCATAAGGGTATATAAAAGATCCATACGATGGTTGCCCCCGTAAAGGCTCCTCCAATCTGAGACAGTATATAGCCTGGAACTTTTTCCCATGGGAATTCACCTACAAAAGCAAAGCCAAGGGTAACTGCCGGATTAATGTGTGCCCCGCTGATACTTCCTACACCGTAAATGGCAAAAGTCACTGCAAGCCCCCAGCTTACTACGATGGTATTCCAACCGGCACCAAAAGACTTGGAATCTTTTAAAATAACACCGGCCACAACTCCGCCTCCGATAAGTATTAGAAAAAAAGTGCCTAAAAATTCAGCTAAGTACTCTGACATAAAGATTGTAATTGTTGATACGACAAATTACGAATTTTTATTAATCCAGATCTTTTCGGTTTTTGAATTTGAAAAATAGAAGGTAGGCAATGACAACCAGGACCACAAAAGGAAGGTAGGTTCCTATGGCTACACCGATCTCATATCCCCTGTCCGGGGCATTTTTTATTTTTTCTTCAATGTCGACCTGAAGCAAAAGAAAAACGAAAAGTAAAAGGTTGGCCATGATCAAGATCTGAATTTACTGAGCGCATTTTTTGTGAAATCAGACAGGACAAGCTTTCCGCTTATTTCTGCCCTTTCAATTAAAAGGGTATCCCAGTGTTCTGTTCCCTGCCAAAATATCTTTTTCATTTCTTTAAGGGATTCGGGATTGTATTGTGAAAGCTGATGGACCAGAATATCGATTCCTTCATCCATGTCCCTTTTATTTTCAAATACCCTGTTGAACAAACCATATTTCTGCGCCCAATAGGCTGTTTTCCAGCTTTTGGCATCCAGGCTTAGATCACTCAAGGCAAAGATTCCCATCTTTCTTTCAATAGCAGGCGCAATAACAAACGGGCCAATTCCGATACTC
This DNA window, taken from Lutimonas zeaxanthinifaciens, encodes the following:
- a CDS encoding MIP/aquaporin family protein — its product is MSEYLAEFLGTFFLILIGGGVVAGVILKDSKSFGAGWNTIVVSWGLAVTFAIYGVGSISGAHINPAVTLGFAFVGEFPWEKVPGYILSQIGGAFTGATIVWIFYIPLWSKTDDPVSKLGSFATIPAIRSYLHNLISEIIGTAVLIFSLLFIGTTNFTEGLNPLVVGALIMVIGFALGGTTGFAINPARDFGPRLAHFLLPISGKGSSDWNYSFVPILGPILGSFLGASCYQLFYKNDFQIRYGIVMALVAGILIAAVVNSIQTQKKQRNG
- the glpK gene encoding glycerol kinase GlpK, with the protein product MAKKYILALDQGTTSSRTVLFDDKGKICGIAQRETEQIYPEHGWVEQNAVEIYQSQLETMHKVIRENDIGFEDILSIGITNQRETTVVWNKKTGEPVYNAIVWQDVRTSKYCKELKKDATLKTYIQENTGLVIDSYFSATKVKWILDNVPKARKMAEKNELLFGTVDTWLLWNLTKGNVHATDYSNASRTMLYNIVKLDWDQHLLNKLEIPASMLPQVKSSNFHYGNFEFDNYKIPVTGIAGDQQAALFGQACFEKGEIKNTYGTGCFLLMNTGSKPKFSEHGLLTTIAWGLDGKIDYALEGSVFIAGAAIQWLRDGLQLIDNAKDSEYFAKQVKEDSSVYVVPAFAGLGAPYWDMDARGSIFGLTRDTGKNHLIKATLESLAYRSKDLIVSMEEDSGVRLTALKVDGGACANNYLMQFQADILDTPVERAEIIESTALGAAYLSGIGVGLWKKEDILKNRKIEKEFQPKMDESKRKKLYATWKKAVSRSMDWED